The following proteins come from a genomic window of Pirellula staleyi DSM 6068:
- a CDS encoding ATP-grasp domain-containing protein, which translates to MIPFHRTELLDGSLDEYLIEDRENTIVYGAVAVVHDALKRMGIPRPANLDFPPSLADFFGRTISDATMGDVRELCRDSPERLPLHVKPRDRQKLFKGVLVESSTDLAGMSGVDDSEPVILQEAVSFLSEWRATILRDKVLNVAHYKGDPLIFPDTSVVRRAVQSFCDRPIGCAMDWGITDKGKTILVEVNDGFALGNYGVRGHEYTAMIECRWRELIGLGDNGVGWSE; encoded by the coding sequence GTGATTCCGTTTCATCGCACGGAACTACTCGACGGCAGTCTCGACGAGTATCTGATCGAAGACCGTGAGAACACGATCGTTTACGGCGCTGTTGCTGTTGTCCACGATGCGCTGAAGCGAATGGGAATTCCACGCCCGGCAAATCTGGATTTCCCGCCGAGCCTCGCCGATTTCTTCGGGCGCACAATCTCGGATGCAACGATGGGCGACGTGCGCGAATTGTGCCGGGATTCACCAGAGCGACTACCGCTACATGTAAAACCGCGAGATCGACAGAAGCTGTTCAAAGGAGTTCTCGTTGAAAGCTCTACGGACTTGGCTGGGATGTCAGGCGTCGACGATAGCGAACCCGTAATCTTGCAGGAAGCAGTATCTTTCCTCAGCGAATGGCGCGCAACTATCTTGCGCGACAAGGTTCTCAACGTAGCTCATTACAAGGGTGATCCGCTCATCTTTCCCGATACTTCCGTCGTGCGTCGCGCCGTTCAGTCGTTTTGCGATCGTCCCATTGGCTGCGCGATGGACTGGGGAATCACCGACAAGGGAAAAACGATTCTTGTCGAAGTGAACGACGGATTCGCCCTAGGCAATTACGGCGTACGCGGACACGAGTACACCGCCATGATCGAGTGTCGCTGGCGTGAATTGATTGGGCTTGGCGACAACGGTGTCGGCTGGTCGGAATAG
- the pstB gene encoding phosphate ABC transporter ATP-binding protein PstB, whose product MPEPTGVNAKPESISRLDAINRGHHVDSVIHKSVYAEDKVLDIQNFNLWYGQKQALFNVTMPIPRGKVTAIIGPSGCGKSTLLRCVNRMNDLIETVKIDGEMLLNRDSIYGPGVDVIELRKKMGMVFQKPNPFPMSIFENVIYPLRIDGERDRRVIQAVCEQALRGAALWDDVKNRLHESALGLSGGQQQRLCLARAIAGEPDVLLLDEPCSALDPIATGKIEDLVQELRGDYSVLIVTHNMQQASRVSDFTAFMYLGRLIEYGPTAEIFTRPKLKETEAYVTGRFG is encoded by the coding sequence ATGCCCGAGCCAACTGGCGTGAATGCCAAACCCGAATCGATCAGCCGACTGGATGCCATCAACCGTGGGCACCACGTCGATTCAGTGATCCATAAGTCGGTGTACGCGGAAGATAAGGTGCTCGACATCCAGAATTTCAACCTCTGGTATGGTCAGAAGCAGGCCCTGTTTAACGTCACCATGCCGATTCCTCGTGGCAAAGTGACGGCGATTATTGGTCCCTCGGGATGCGGAAAAAGCACGCTGCTGCGCTGCGTGAACCGCATGAACGATCTGATCGAAACTGTGAAAATCGACGGCGAGATGCTTCTCAACCGCGATTCGATCTACGGCCCAGGGGTCGATGTGATCGAACTGCGAAAAAAAATGGGGATGGTGTTTCAAAAGCCTAATCCGTTCCCGATGAGCATTTTCGAGAACGTGATTTATCCCCTTCGGATCGATGGCGAACGAGATCGACGTGTGATTCAAGCGGTCTGCGAGCAAGCACTACGTGGCGCTGCTTTGTGGGACGACGTGAAAAACCGCCTTCACGAGTCGGCCTTGGGACTCTCGGGGGGACAGCAGCAGCGGCTCTGTCTGGCCCGCGCTATTGCTGGCGAGCCCGACGTGCTGCTGCTCGACGAACCTTGCTCGGCTCTCGACCCCATCGCCACCGGCAAGATCGAAGATCTGGTGCAAGAGCTGCGCGGCGACTACTCGGTGCTGATCGTCACCCACAACATGCAGCAGGCGAGCCGCGTGAGCGACTTCACCGCATTCATGTACCTCGGCCGCCTCATCGAATACGGCCCCACCGCTGAAATCTTCACCCGCCCCAAGCTCAAAGAAACCGAAGCCTACGTGACCGGCCGGTTTGGGTAG
- a CDS encoding sugar phosphate isomerase/epimerase family protein encodes MLRDFSSAAVSRRSFLAQTAAAAALSAAVPSLLRGEDKVASKEPLYKISLAEWSLHKTIFGKKLDNLDFAKTAKEEFGIDAIEYVNQFFKDKAKDEKYLADLKKRADDLGVKTLLIMCDGEGDLGNPDDAKRTQAVENHYKWVEASKYLGGHSIRVNAKSAGTFEEQTKLAADGLRRLSEFAAKLEMNVIVENHGGLSSNGKWLAGVMKLVNLPNCGTLPDFGNFHDYDRYLGVEETMPFAKAVSAKSHDFDEMGNETRTDYKKMMKIVLAHGYHGYCGIEYEGGKLSEAEGIMATKKLLERVRDELAAG; translated from the coding sequence ATGCTTCGCGATTTCTCATCCGCTGCGGTTTCACGCCGTTCGTTCCTCGCTCAAACCGCTGCCGCTGCAGCACTTTCGGCTGCGGTCCCTTCGCTCCTGCGTGGCGAAGACAAAGTGGCGTCGAAAGAACCTCTCTACAAAATCTCGCTCGCTGAGTGGTCGCTTCACAAGACGATCTTCGGCAAGAAGCTCGATAACCTCGATTTCGCCAAGACAGCCAAAGAAGAATTCGGCATCGACGCCATCGAATACGTCAACCAGTTCTTTAAGGATAAGGCCAAGGACGAAAAATACCTCGCCGACCTGAAGAAGCGTGCGGATGATCTCGGCGTCAAGACACTCCTGATCATGTGCGACGGCGAAGGTGATCTCGGCAACCCCGATGATGCCAAGCGAACCCAAGCGGTCGAAAACCACTACAAGTGGGTCGAAGCCTCGAAGTACCTTGGTGGGCACTCGATTCGCGTGAATGCCAAGTCGGCCGGTACTTTTGAAGAGCAGACCAAACTCGCCGCCGATGGCCTCCGCCGCCTGAGCGAATTCGCCGCTAAGCTCGAAATGAACGTGATCGTCGAAAACCACGGCGGACTCTCGAGCAACGGCAAATGGCTCGCCGGTGTGATGAAGCTGGTGAACCTCCCCAACTGCGGCACGCTCCCCGACTTCGGTAACTTCCACGACTACGACCGCTATCTCGGTGTGGAGGAAACGATGCCTTTCGCCAAGGCTGTTTCGGCCAAGAGCCACGACTTCGATGAGATGGGGAACGAAACCCGCACCGATTACAAGAAGATGATGAAAATCGTCCTCGCCCACGGCTATCACGGCTATTGCGGCATCGAATACGAGGGTGGCAAGCTGAGCGAAGCTGAAGGGATCATGGCCACCAAGAAACTGCTCGAACGCGTTCGCGACGAACTGGCCGCTGGCTAG
- the arfB gene encoding alternative ribosome rescue aminoacyl-tRNA hydrolase ArfB, producing MISVSSKITIPDAELHFTYSRAGGPGGQNVNKVSSKATMHFDVTASPSIPDDVKQRFLTTFKSRLTTEGQVVIHSQEHRDQPRNAEACEQKLKEMLLAVLTPPRKRRATKPTRGSQVRRLKEKKARSDIKRGRSGGRDE from the coding sequence ATGATTTCCGTTAGCAGCAAGATCACCATTCCCGACGCTGAACTCCATTTCACCTACTCGCGTGCCGGTGGACCCGGTGGGCAAAACGTGAACAAGGTGAGTAGCAAAGCGACGATGCACTTCGATGTCACTGCGTCTCCGAGCATTCCCGACGACGTGAAGCAGCGATTCTTAACGACGTTCAAAAGTCGGCTGACAACCGAAGGCCAAGTGGTGATTCATAGCCAAGAGCATCGCGATCAGCCGCGTAACGCCGAAGCATGTGAGCAGAAGCTCAAAGAGATGCTGCTGGCCGTCCTGACGCCTCCCCGCAAACGTCGCGCAACAAAACCGACACGTGGATCGCAAGTCCGTCGGCTGAAGGAAAAGAAAGCCCGCTCGGATATCAAACGAGGCCGCAGCGGCGGCCGTGATGAGTAA
- a CDS encoding PQQ-binding-like beta-propeller repeat protein has product MNFPPSTTPRETLPMHFFDTRLIASLLLATCLLPCISCAGAAEIVEDEQSQPAVAAAQDPAAASVEAKDRGSLWTRKVGQDWPKFLGATGDSKSSEQGILTKWPASGPKILWSTKLGEGYGMCTVAAGRLYQFDRFGDEASVYCLEAETGKPIWKYSYPTDYLDLYGYNNGPRCSPIVDGDRVYAFGVDGMLLCLDAIDGTLKWKLNTNEKFGVVQNFFGVGSCPVIHGNLLIAMIGGSPEDSKLAAPGQLDRVVGNGSGIVAFDKLTGEVKYKITDELASYASLQLAKIDGRDWCFAFCRSGLVGFEPTQGKVDFEFPWRATILESVNASSPVVVGNQVLISECYGPGSAMLSVKPGGFEVAWQDNARTRQKSLQTHWNTPVVHEGFAYACSGRHSENAELRCIDWKTGKVQWSERGLDRSSLLYVDGHFVYLGEYGDLKLIKANPAKFDVVSECRLEVQLDPQDTASTRPLLNYPCWAAPILSHGLLYVRGDDQLICLELIPEAAAK; this is encoded by the coding sequence ATGAACTTTCCTCCCTCGACGACCCCGCGAGAGACACTTCCCATGCACTTTTTCGATACGCGTCTGATCGCCTCGCTGCTGCTCGCCACCTGTCTGCTGCCGTGCATTTCGTGCGCAGGAGCCGCCGAAATTGTCGAGGACGAGCAGAGCCAGCCCGCAGTTGCGGCTGCTCAGGATCCAGCAGCGGCGTCTGTGGAAGCGAAAGATCGCGGGTCACTCTGGACGCGTAAAGTGGGGCAGGATTGGCCGAAATTTCTTGGCGCCACGGGGGACAGTAAATCGAGCGAACAGGGGATCCTCACCAAGTGGCCCGCCTCCGGTCCCAAAATTCTGTGGAGCACCAAGCTGGGAGAAGGCTACGGAATGTGCACCGTTGCTGCCGGTCGCCTCTATCAATTCGATCGATTTGGCGACGAAGCTTCCGTCTATTGTTTGGAGGCCGAGACCGGCAAACCGATCTGGAAATATAGTTACCCCACCGACTACCTCGACCTCTACGGCTACAACAACGGTCCGCGCTGTTCACCGATTGTCGACGGCGATCGGGTCTATGCCTTCGGCGTCGATGGAATGCTCCTTTGTCTCGATGCGATCGACGGCACGCTGAAGTGGAAGCTCAACACCAACGAGAAGTTTGGCGTGGTTCAAAATTTCTTTGGAGTCGGGAGTTGCCCCGTCATCCATGGGAATCTGCTGATTGCGATGATCGGCGGCAGCCCCGAAGATTCGAAACTGGCCGCTCCTGGCCAACTCGATCGGGTCGTCGGCAATGGAAGCGGCATTGTCGCTTTCGATAAGCTGACGGGCGAAGTGAAGTACAAGATCACCGACGAACTGGCGAGCTATGCTTCGCTGCAGCTGGCCAAAATCGATGGTCGCGATTGGTGTTTTGCGTTCTGTCGAAGCGGTCTCGTCGGGTTTGAACCTACTCAGGGAAAAGTCGATTTTGAGTTTCCTTGGCGCGCTACGATTCTCGAAAGTGTGAACGCGAGTTCGCCAGTGGTGGTCGGCAATCAAGTCCTTATTTCCGAGTGCTACGGACCTGGTAGCGCGATGCTCAGCGTGAAGCCGGGGGGATTCGAAGTGGCGTGGCAAGATAACGCTCGCACACGTCAAAAATCACTGCAGACCCACTGGAACACCCCGGTGGTTCACGAGGGATTTGCCTACGCCTGTAGCGGCCGACATAGCGAAAACGCCGAGCTCCGCTGCATCGACTGGAAGACTGGCAAAGTGCAGTGGAGCGAGCGTGGACTCGATCGCTCGAGTCTGCTTTATGTCGATGGCCACTTCGTTTATCTCGGCGAATATGGCGATCTCAAGCTGATCAAAGCAAACCCCGCGAAATTCGACGTCGTTTCGGAGTGCCGTTTAGAAGTGCAGCTCGATCCGCAAGATACGGCGTCGACGCGCCCGCTGCTGAACTATCCCTGCTGGGCCGCGCCGATCTTGTCGCATGGTCTGCTGTATGTCCGCGGAGACGATCAGCTGATCTGCCTCGAACTGATTCCCGAAGCGGCTGCCAAGTAA
- a CDS encoding sugar phosphate isomerase/epimerase family protein yields MAKLAVNELTTYRWSFEEDVHRYAEAQVPAIGIWRQKLSDFGEERGVELIAESGLAVSSLSWAGGFTGSEGRSHQESVADACQAIHLAAQLKAPCLVLHSGARGVHTQNHARRLLRMALEKLLPQAEEHGVALAIEPMCRAAGSEWTFLHTLEETRTLIKEFSSAALKLVLDTYHWGHQADLLAEIPHLTAHLALVQLSDARQLPSMEPNRTPLGCGVLPLAAFVGQLMRAGYDGFFEVELMGEEIERADYQELIAQSRSSFDSWTTPAEV; encoded by the coding sequence ATGGCCAAGTTGGCTGTGAACGAGCTGACGACCTACCGCTGGTCGTTTGAAGAAGATGTGCATCGCTACGCGGAAGCCCAAGTCCCCGCGATCGGCATCTGGCGGCAGAAGCTCTCCGACTTTGGCGAAGAACGTGGTGTGGAACTGATCGCCGAATCGGGTCTCGCGGTTTCCAGCCTCTCGTGGGCTGGTGGTTTCACCGGGAGCGAAGGACGTTCGCATCAAGAGAGTGTGGCCGACGCATGTCAGGCAATTCATCTCGCCGCGCAGCTGAAAGCTCCTTGCCTGGTGCTCCATAGTGGCGCACGAGGGGTGCACACCCAAAACCATGCGCGACGCTTGCTCCGCATGGCGCTCGAAAAATTGTTGCCCCAAGCTGAAGAGCATGGGGTGGCCCTGGCGATTGAGCCGATGTGCCGCGCCGCTGGCAGCGAGTGGACCTTCCTCCACACGCTCGAGGAAACTCGCACTCTGATTAAAGAATTTTCGTCTGCGGCCCTTAAGCTGGTGCTCGACACCTATCACTGGGGGCATCAAGCCGACTTGCTCGCCGAGATTCCGCACCTGACAGCGCACCTGGCGCTGGTGCAGCTAAGCGATGCTCGACAACTCCCTTCCATGGAGCCCAATCGCACGCCTCTGGGTTGCGGCGTTCTGCCACTCGCGGCGTTTGTCGGACAACTGATGCGCGCGGGCTACGACGGGTTCTTCGAGGTGGAACTCATGGGGGAAGAGATCGAGCGCGCCGACTACCAGGAACTCATCGCGCAGTCACGCAGTTCGTTCGACAGCTGGACCACGCCTGCCGAAGTTTAG
- a CDS encoding P-II family nitrogen regulator: MIKIEAIVRHHKIDDIKSALVALGYHGMTVTEVRGFGRQKGQKETYRGAEYKIDFVPKLKIEIIADKANQDQLVGAIIKAAQTGQIGDGKIFVSEIGEAIRIRTGETGTTAL; the protein is encoded by the coding sequence ATGATCAAGATTGAAGCGATTGTCCGGCACCACAAGATCGACGACATCAAGAGTGCACTCGTAGCCCTCGGCTATCACGGCATGACGGTGACGGAAGTCCGCGGCTTTGGCCGGCAGAAGGGTCAGAAAGAAACCTATCGCGGTGCAGAGTACAAAATCGATTTCGTTCCTAAGCTGAAGATCGAGATCATCGCCGACAAGGCGAATCAAGATCAACTCGTGGGCGCAATCATCAAGGCTGCTCAAACCGGTCAGATTGGCGACGGCAAGATTTTCGTATCGGAAATCGGTGAAGCGATCCGCATTCGCACGGGCGAAACTGGCACGACTGCACTGTAA
- a CDS encoding BON domain-containing protein codes for MVGASSLTTADSDLCQVITTQLAETRRASLARLAVKVDQGCVTLRGRVGSFYERQIAITCCQSAAGVSLVIDHVEVAVN; via the coding sequence ATGGTTGGCGCGTCGTCCCTTACCACCGCAGATTCTGATCTTTGCCAAGTTATCACCACGCAATTGGCTGAAACTCGCCGGGCAAGTCTCGCTCGCCTCGCGGTCAAGGTGGATCAAGGTTGTGTCACGCTCCGTGGTCGTGTCGGTTCGTTCTACGAACGACAAATTGCCATCACCTGCTGCCAAAGTGCTGCTGGTGTTTCGCTTGTGATTGATCACGTTGAGGTTGCCGTCAACTAA
- a CDS encoding DUF1559 domain-containing protein gives MRILRPRPSLRCSARTWSRSLGFTLIELLVVIAIIAILVGLLLPAVQAAREAARRMSCQNNLKQMGLALHNFHDTHTAFPHPYKFGKPAAVVGACPTPRSPMALLLPFMEQLSVDAHPDMLTQRVPTFICPSDTPAAGAPKTYCSYGVNCGDNHYSWGWMCPGNDPSHYYCVYFPKSKLYFNGIVDPAGMGCTTRSGGRVLRLADITDGLSHTFAFGERWGRVINPATRQTVTSVVTPTWPDTYATYATLASNRLNNHYNYDFSVTPPVNIWASYMSSFRSDHTEGANFVFCDGSVRFVSEGINGDAVSGYQYPEETAAPSRGEVNPYAAGKLFRSMATRDEQELIHGQY, from the coding sequence ATGCGCATTTTGCGCCCCCGGCCATCGCTGCGTTGCTCTGCGCGCACATGGTCCCGCTCGCTCGGTTTCACACTCATCGAACTCCTCGTTGTGATCGCCATCATCGCGATCCTCGTCGGACTTTTGCTTCCCGCCGTGCAAGCTGCGCGCGAGGCTGCCCGGCGGATGTCGTGTCAGAACAATCTCAAACAAATGGGACTGGCGCTGCACAACTTTCACGACACCCACACCGCGTTCCCCCATCCCTACAAGTTTGGCAAGCCAGCTGCTGTTGTCGGTGCATGCCCCACGCCACGTTCTCCCATGGCGCTGCTCCTTCCGTTTATGGAGCAACTATCGGTGGACGCCCATCCCGACATGCTCACGCAGCGCGTCCCCACGTTCATTTGCCCCAGCGATACGCCCGCCGCTGGAGCCCCGAAAACCTACTGCTCTTATGGCGTGAACTGCGGCGACAACCACTATTCGTGGGGCTGGATGTGCCCGGGCAACGATCCGTCGCACTACTACTGCGTCTATTTCCCGAAGTCGAAACTCTATTTCAACGGCATCGTCGATCCAGCAGGCATGGGATGCACCACTCGCAGCGGCGGACGCGTGCTGCGACTCGCCGACATCACCGACGGTCTCTCGCACACCTTTGCTTTCGGCGAGCGGTGGGGAAGAGTGATCAATCCCGCGACTCGGCAAACTGTCACCAGCGTCGTGACACCGACTTGGCCCGATACTTATGCCACCTACGCCACACTCGCCAGCAATCGACTCAACAATCACTACAACTACGACTTCTCGGTGACACCTCCGGTCAACATCTGGGCGAGCTACATGAGTTCGTTCCGCTCGGATCATACCGAGGGGGCTAACTTCGTGTTCTGCGACGGCTCTGTCCGGTTTGTGAGCGAGGGGATCAACGGCGATGCTGTCTCGGGCTATCAGTACCCGGAAGAAACAGCTGCCCCAAGTCGGGGCGAAGTGAATCCGTATGCTGCGGGGAAACTGTTCCGCTCAATGGCCACGCGAGATGAACAGGAACTGATCCATGGCCAGTACTGA
- a CDS encoding DUF1559 domain-containing protein — translation MNSTTYRNRRAFTLVELLVVIAIIGVLVALLLPAVQAARESARRMSCSNNMKQIAIAAHNFHDTKGFFPPGALRSGTTAATSEVCKKLGVTTNNVNHSWAVFILPFMEQGNLADRYNMNANWAATENLPVVATPLKGFVCPSTPGGTERFYEKTVNSVVVKAAAGDYAPNNGYDSALEAAGFADVCVMRNGILQVNVTVNLTEIRDGSSNTILVSEDAGRPANYRAGKLYSPTAGTDGGWADHDCEYITHGMSQDGATSGGNCHTNCNNGNEVYAFHSSGAMHAIADGSVRFISKNMDMRPFVKLITRNGNDIVADF, via the coding sequence ATGAACTCCACCACCTATCGCAATCGCCGCGCATTCACGCTGGTCGAATTGCTTGTTGTCATTGCCATCATTGGCGTGCTGGTAGCGCTGCTGCTGCCTGCCGTTCAAGCAGCCCGCGAATCAGCGCGGCGCATGAGCTGCTCGAACAACATGAAACAGATCGCCATTGCCGCTCACAATTTTCACGACACCAAAGGCTTCTTTCCACCCGGAGCACTGCGCTCGGGCACGACCGCAGCCACTTCGGAAGTTTGCAAAAAGCTCGGCGTCACCACGAACAACGTCAACCACTCGTGGGCCGTGTTCATCCTTCCCTTCATGGAACAAGGCAATTTGGCCGACCGCTACAACATGAATGCGAACTGGGCCGCTACAGAAAACTTGCCAGTCGTTGCGACACCGCTCAAAGGTTTCGTTTGCCCCAGCACGCCTGGCGGAACCGAACGCTTCTACGAGAAGACTGTGAATAGCGTGGTGGTGAAAGCAGCCGCTGGCGACTACGCACCGAACAATGGCTACGACTCGGCCCTCGAAGCGGCAGGCTTCGCCGATGTGTGTGTGATGCGTAACGGCATTCTGCAAGTGAACGTGACGGTCAATCTGACCGAGATTCGCGACGGCAGCTCGAACACGATTTTGGTCTCGGAAGATGCTGGCCGCCCTGCCAACTATCGTGCTGGCAAGCTCTACAGCCCCACTGCAGGGACTGATGGTGGCTGGGCCGATCACGACTGCGAATACATCACCCACGGCATGAGCCAAGATGGTGCCACGAGCGGTGGCAACTGCCACACCAACTGCAACAACGGCAACGAAGTCTATGCCTTCCACAGCTCGGGCGCGATGCACGCCATTGCCGATGGAAGTGTTCGCTTCATCTCGAAAAACATGGACATGCGTCCCTTTGTAAAACTCATCACACGCAACGGAAACGATATCGTTGCCGACTTCTAA
- a CDS encoding DUF1559 domain-containing protein — MRKGLLRPAFTLVELLVVIAIIGVLVALLLPAVQAAREAAARMRCSNNLKQMALAMHNHHDIHGYFPGAGSDGPNKDCCNANIRQGWTWMFHLTPFMEQKNVYDLPDDTAGNTQVAKTAIPIFYCPSRRQPTVYSNGARSDYAGNGGQSMAAEGLQGVMVRQWKSPSTSKAANAPVEQFRRMADLVDGTSQTLMIAEKQVHVTTLGSAGGDNEIWNNSGWDQDHIRLAEAVPQPDSKHPTSASSTFWSVRFGSSHPNVFNAALCDGSVRNITYTITSDNWSRLMLINDGQPLSEF, encoded by the coding sequence GTGAGAAAAGGCCTTCTCCGCCCTGCATTCACCCTTGTAGAGCTACTCGTAGTGATCGCCATTATTGGCGTCCTCGTAGCTCTGCTTCTCCCAGCCGTTCAAGCCGCCCGCGAAGCTGCAGCTCGCATGCGTTGCTCGAACAACCTGAAGCAAATGGCGCTCGCCATGCACAATCACCACGACATCCACGGCTACTTTCCAGGTGCTGGCAGCGATGGCCCGAACAAAGACTGCTGCAACGCCAACATCCGCCAAGGTTGGACCTGGATGTTTCACCTCACCCCCTTTATGGAACAGAAGAACGTCTACGACCTGCCCGATGACACCGCTGGCAACACACAGGTGGCGAAGACCGCGATTCCGATCTTCTACTGCCCATCGCGTCGTCAGCCGACTGTGTACTCCAACGGAGCTCGCAGCGACTACGCCGGCAATGGTGGTCAGAGCATGGCAGCCGAGGGGCTGCAGGGTGTGATGGTTCGCCAGTGGAAGAGCCCCAGCACGTCGAAGGCTGCCAATGCTCCGGTGGAACAGTTCCGCCGCATGGCCGACCTGGTCGATGGCACCAGCCAAACGCTGATGATCGCCGAGAAGCAGGTGCACGTCACGACGCTGGGAAGCGCTGGTGGCGATAACGAAATCTGGAACAACTCGGGCTGGGACCAAGATCACATTCGTCTGGCGGAAGCTGTTCCGCAGCCCGACTCCAAGCACCCCACCTCGGCCTCGTCGACCTTCTGGTCGGTCCGCTTTGGCAGCTCGCATCCCAACGTCTTCAACGCCGCCCTCTGCGACGGTTCGGTGCGCAACATCACCTACACGATAACTTCGGACAACTGGAGCCGCTTGATGCTGATCAACGACGGCCAGCCTCTCTCCGAATTCTAA
- a CDS encoding L-selenocysteinyl-tRNA(Sec) synthase, producing the protein MSSVLKSLPSVSELLDSAPLKSLVSRVSQSTVLSGVRRFLDQVRSEIPTASQFPTTAADLADRIARWISREDRGGASAAINATGVLLPAGMEGPPLADEAVQAIIDLASSYIVSGRDSATNPRAGGAVAAAAMRLTGSEDAAVYTTATSAVLLAAQALARGREVIVARGDLTETPEQSRWLDVLRAGGVNVREIGAANLVRIADFSAAITPATGAILRLDAVRTRSSEPSLGELTALAREHKLPVIQFLGVGGIVPSTAIGIPDQLSAAESIAAGVDLAIVATDALTGGPRAGLAIGKGTAVESLRAHPLAAPLALDRLLQASLLATLELYLDPSQLELKLPLYSLLATPLANLQNRAERIAPQLHIPGVIEAIATAMPASLQDGSSPHLLPSYGIELRPLAVSKTSLKDRLARGLPAVIAAETETGLLLNLKTVLPRQDLQLATILDAFRRGADESPKTDEKQISPEDSQPQSPGDEFPAPEIV; encoded by the coding sequence ATGTCGAGTGTCCTGAAAAGTTTGCCAAGCGTGTCGGAATTGCTCGATAGTGCCCCGCTGAAGTCGCTGGTCAGCCGCGTCAGTCAATCGACGGTGCTTAGCGGCGTTCGTCGCTTTCTCGACCAAGTTCGGAGCGAAATCCCTACCGCTTCGCAGTTTCCCACCACCGCTGCTGATCTGGCCGACCGCATTGCCCGCTGGATTTCGCGCGAGGATCGAGGGGGCGCGTCGGCTGCCATTAATGCCACCGGCGTCTTGCTCCCAGCCGGTATGGAGGGGCCGCCACTGGCCGACGAAGCGGTGCAAGCGATCATCGATTTGGCAAGTTCGTACATCGTGAGCGGGCGTGATTCCGCAACGAATCCTCGCGCGGGTGGCGCAGTCGCAGCAGCTGCCATGCGGCTGACAGGTTCTGAAGATGCTGCTGTTTACACCACCGCCACCTCCGCCGTCCTTTTGGCGGCTCAGGCCCTGGCTCGCGGGCGCGAAGTGATCGTCGCGCGGGGCGATCTGACCGAAACTCCCGAGCAATCACGCTGGCTCGATGTGCTGCGAGCCGGCGGAGTGAATGTGCGCGAGATCGGGGCGGCCAATTTAGTGCGAATCGCCGATTTCTCGGCCGCAATCACTCCTGCCACCGGCGCGATTCTGCGGCTGGATGCCGTTCGGACTCGCAGCAGCGAGCCATCGCTCGGCGAACTTACGGCCCTGGCGCGCGAGCATAAGTTGCCGGTCATCCAGTTCCTTGGTGTCGGCGGAATTGTGCCGTCGACTGCCATTGGCATTCCGGACCAACTGAGTGCTGCCGAGTCGATTGCCGCCGGCGTCGACCTGGCGATTGTTGCAACCGATGCCCTCACGGGTGGTCCGCGGGCAGGGCTCGCGATCGGGAAGGGGACCGCTGTCGAGTCGCTACGAGCCCATCCATTGGCAGCGCCACTAGCGCTCGACCGACTACTGCAGGCAAGTTTGCTCGCCACGCTCGAACTCTATCTCGATCCCTCGCAGCTCGAACTCAAGTTGCCTCTTTACTCGCTGCTCGCCACGCCACTAGCGAATTTGCAAAACCGGGCCGAGCGAATCGCCCCGCAACTGCATATCCCAGGCGTTATCGAGGCGATTGCGACGGCGATGCCAGCCTCGCTCCAAGATGGATCGAGCCCGCACCTGCTTCCAAGCTATGGCATCGAGCTTCGTCCGCTGGCAGTTTCCAAAACATCGCTCAAGGATCGTCTCGCCCGAGGTTTGCCCGCTGTGATCGCCGCCGAGACTGAAACGGGGCTCCTGCTGAACCTGAAAACCGTCTTGCCCCGCCAAGATTTGCAGCTGGCAACGATCCTCGATGCGTTTCGTCGAGGGGCGGACGAGTCGCCAAAAACCGACGAAAAGCAGATCTCACCGGAAGATTCACAGCCCCAATCCCCCGGCGATGAGTTCCCAGCTCCTGAGATTGTCTAG